Proteins encoded together in one Impatiens glandulifera chromosome 1, dImpGla2.1, whole genome shotgun sequence window:
- the LOC124943234 gene encoding extensin-2-like, whose amino-acid sequence MANYRPWALCALAICLMAVSVSAGYEYSSPPPPYVYSSPPPPPYKYTSPPPPPYKYTSPPPPPYKYTSPPPPPYKYTSPPPPPYKYTSPPPPPYVYKSPPPPPYKYTSPPPPPYKYSSPSPPPYVYKSPPPPPYVYSSPPPPPYVYKSPPPPPYVYKSPPPPPYVYKSPSPPPYKYTSPPPPPYVYKSPPPPPYKYSSPPPPPYKYSSPPPPPYVYSSPPPPPYVYKSPPPPPYVYSSPPPPPYIYKSPPPPPYKYSSPPPPPYVYSSPSPPPYVYKSPPPPPYKYSSPPPPPYKYSSPPPPPYKYSSPPPPPYVYSSPPPPPYVYKSPPPPPYVYSSPPPPPYVYKSPPPPPYVYSSPPPSPYVYKSPPPPPYKYSSPPPPPYVYSSPPPPPYVYKSPPPPPYVYSSPPPPPYVYKSPPPPPYVYSSPPPSPYVYKSPPPPPYKYSSPPLPPYVYSSPPPPPYVYKSPPPPPYVYSSPPPPPYVYKSPPPPPYVYSSPPPPPYVYKSPPPPPYVYSSPPPPPYVYKSPPPPPYKYSSPPPSYVYKSPPPPSYVYKSPPPPPYKYTSPPPPPYVYKSPPPPPYVYSSPPPPPYIYKSPPPPTYIYKSPPPPPYGYKSPPPPSYIYKSPPPPFYYK is encoded by the coding sequence atggcTAATTATCGGCCTTGGGCACTTTGTGCCTTGGCTATATGTTTGATGGCAGTTAGTGTTTCGGCGGGTTACGAGTATTCATCTCCGCCGCCTCCATATGTATACTCATCTCCACCACCGCCTCCTTATAAATATACATCTCCACCACCGCCTCCTTATAAATATACATCTCCACCACCGCCTCCTTATAAGTATACATCTCCCCCTCCGCCACCTTATAAATATACATCACCACCTCCGCCGCCTTATAAGTATACATCTCCACCGCCTCCACCATACGTTTACAAGTCTCCCCCACCCCCTCCTTATAAGTATACATCTCCTCCACCCCCTCCTTATAAATATTCATCTCCATCACCACCACCATATGTCTACAAGTCTCCGCCACCTCCTCCATATGTGTACTCATCTCCACCGCCACCGCCCTACGTTTACAAATCTCCCCCACCGCCGCCATATGTTTACAAGTCTCCCCCACCGCCGCCATACGTTTACAAgtctccgtcaccgccgccttATAAGTATACATCTCCACCACCGCCACCATACGTTTACAAGTCTCCCCCACCACCTCCTTATAAATATTCATCTCCACCCCCACCTCCTTATAAATATtcatctccaccaccacctccatATGTGTATTCAtccccaccaccaccaccatatgTCTACAAGTCTccacctcctcctccatatGTGTACTCATCTCCGCCACCACCACCCTACATTTACAAGTCTCCCCCACCACCTCCTTATAAATACTCGTCTCCCCCACCTCCTCCATATGTGTACTCATCTCCGTCACCACCACCCTACGTTTACAAGTCTCCCCCGCCACCTCCTTATAAGTATTCGTCTCCCCCACCACCTCCTTATAAGTACTCGTCTCCCCCACCACCTCCTTATAAGTACTCGTCTCCCCCACCTCCTCCATATGTGTATTCAtccccaccaccaccaccatatgtctacaagtctccaccaccaccaccatatgTCTACTCGTCTCCACCACCGCCACCATATGTTTACAAatctccaccacctcctccATATGTGTACTCATCTCCACCACCATCACCCTACGTTTATAAGTCTCCCCCACCACCTCCTTATAAGTACTCGTCTCCCCCACCTCCTCCATATGTGTATTCAtccccaccaccaccaccatatgtctacaagtctccaccaccaccaccatatgTCTACTCGTCTCCACCACCGCCACCATATGTTTACAAatctccaccacctcctccATATGTGTACTCATCTCCACCACCATCACCCTACGTTTATAAGTCTCCCCCACCACCTCCTTATAAGTACTCGTCTCCCCCACTTCCTCCATATGTGTATTCAtccccaccaccaccaccatatgTCTAtaagtctccaccaccaccaccatatgTCTACTCGTCTCCACCACCGCCACCATATGTTTACAAGTCTCCACCACCTCCTCCATATGTGTACtcatctccaccaccaccaccatatgtctacaagtctccaccaccaccaccatatgTCTACTCATCTCCACCACCGCCACCATATGTTTACAAGTCTCCACCACCTCCTCCATACAAATACTCCTCTCCACCACCATCATATGTATACAAGTCTCCCCCACCTCCATCATATGTATACAAGTCTCCCCCACCGCCTCCTTATAAGTACAcatctcctccaccaccaccatatGTTTACAAGTCTCCACCACCTCCTCCTTATGTGTACtcatctccaccaccaccaccttaCATTTAtaagtctccaccaccacccACTTACATTTATAAGtctcctccacctcctccaTATGGTTACAAGTCTCCACCACCTCCTTCTTACATTTATAAGTCACCACCTCCTCCATTTTATTACAAGTGA